A single genomic interval of Lathyrus oleraceus cultivar Zhongwan6 chromosome 7, CAAS_Psat_ZW6_1.0, whole genome shotgun sequence harbors:
- the LOC127104595 gene encoding GDSL esterase/lipase CPRD49, translating to MVGPRRPQIVLFGSSIVQLSYSDEGWGAILTNLYSRKADIILRGYSGWNSRRALQVLDTIFPKNADEQPSLVIVYFGGNDSIHPHTSGLGPHVPLEEYIENMRKIILHLKSLSKKIRIILLGSPPVNEAQIQEAFSNVFGPLKRTNETCRLYSEACLKLCHEMNVEAIDLWSALQQRVDWSDVCFTDGIHLSGEGSKIVVKEILKVLEESDWEPNLHWKSMPNEFAEDSPYDPVAMDEKSTVNISNWSFQKFFEWERALCISKPSNGHQFEESAVTKQHQ from the exons ATGGTAGGGCCAAGAAGACCTCAAATTGTTCTGTTTGGTTCTTCCATTGTTCAACTTAGTTATAGTGATGAAGGTTGGGGTGCTATTCTTACCAACTTGTATTCTAGAAAG GCAGATATAATTTTGAGAGGATATTCTGGTTGGAATTCAAGGCGTGCTTTGCAGGTTCTGGATACAATATTTCCTAAG AATGCAGATGAGCAACCATCATTGGTTATTGTGTACTTTGGTGGTAATGATTCTATTCATCCACATACATCTGGTCTTGGTCCTCATGTGCCCCTTGAAGAATACATTGAAAATATGAGGAAGATTATTCTTCATCTTAAG AGTCTGTCTAAGAAGATTCGCATAATATTGCTCGGCTCTCCTCCCGTCAACGAGGCGCAGATTCAGGAAGCGTTCAG TAATGTATTTGGGCCGTTAAAGAGGACAAATGAAACATGTAGACTTTACTCAGAAGCATGTTTGAAGCTGTGCCATGAGATGAATGTGGAGGCCATTGATCTCTGGTCAGCACTTCAGCAAAGGGTCGACTGGTCAGATGTTTGCTTTAC GGATGGAATTCATTTGTCAGGCGAGGGGAGCAAGATAGTTGTGAAAGAGATACTGAAAGTCCTCGAAGAATCAGATTGGGAACCGAATCTACACTGGAAATCAATGCCAAATGAATTTGCAGAAGATTCACCATATGATCCTGTTGCTATGGATGAAAAGAGTACTGTGAATATCTCCAACTGGAGCTTCCAGAAATTTTTTGAATGGGAAAGAGCTTTGTGCATTTCCAAACCATCAAATGGTCATCAATTTGAAGAGTCAGCAGTCACAAAACAACATCAAtaa